The sequence below is a genomic window from Nostoc flagelliforme CCNUN1.
AAGCAATGGGCTTTTCCCCGTAAGCTTCAAACAGAAGGTTTAAAGCCTCAACCAATAGTGCTTGAAAACTTTTATCTTCGTTAATCTTCTAAAACAATGCTAAATATCTGCGCCGTTTTCTGGGGTGCGATGGCTGGCGATCGCACCAACCGATCAAAACACCGAAGATAAACTCTGTGCTAAAACCCCGCATGAATGCGGTTTTATAAGTGGTAAGCTAATCGGCTAGGCATAATATAAATGCAGAACCGATTAAGATTAACTATGCCAACCATTGCCTGTAAAAGCATTGCCAGTGATGTCATAGGATTAATCAGAAACAGGTTAGCCGTACCTAACGTGCGAATTATCCCATCAATATTAGAAACTGAGCCACCTGTTACTCGACTAATAATATTTTGAATACCTGTACCATTGTCAAAGAAAGCAGTGCCACCAGTATTCACAGAAAACTCACCAAAACTGTGAAATAAATTACCGCCAGCTTGAGTTCCTCCAGTAATGTTAAAGGTGCCACCCTCTCTTGTGACGCTAGTGTTATTTGGTAAAGTGCCATCTGGAGTAATTTGAGCGTTCGCATAATCAGCATAATCAATGGTACAAAAGCTGACACCGAAAGCGATAGCCGCTAAAGCACCCCAATGAGTAAAACCCAAACCTGACATTGCTTGCCTCCATGAATAGCAGCAGCAAACTTTAGTTAAGCATAAATCAAGTTACTAGCTATTAATTAGGCTATTAGGTTTTTGCCTGAAAACTCCGGTTTTTTGCAAGAACTTGAATGATTTACAAAACTTTATAAAGTAAAGTTCTGAAGCTACCGCTCACGCTACTCCTCCCACTCAATCAACTCCCCATCCACAATCGCAATTCCCCACTGCGGAAACTTCGCTAACAATTTCTTGATCACAATCTGCAAAGCCGGATCATCCCAGCACTCCTGCAAAAAATCAAACCCCGGATTCTGCCCCGAATTTCCCGCAACGCGTGAGTTTCTGCATACGCCCCGGTCGCATATTTGACAAAAGCTACAATCGCCTCATGCGACCATTTTTCAGCATTGGGCACAGGTGCGGCGGAACTTTCACCCTCATCAACTGCTTTGATTTCTACACCCGAAACTGAATTTTCAACTAACAACGTTCGCGCAGCGTCTCCTAGAGAAGCGGGATTACCTGCTTTTACTTGCCCCTGTGTTTGATTAGCGATGGCTACGCCCGCCGCAGGCATCGCAGAATTTAAAGAAAATTCATTTTGGGCGACGGACGCGGCGGAAAAACTGCTTTCTTTACAAGACGCTGCGCGAACATGAGGGACTGTCATCTCAACACCACAGTTATGGTTTATCTCCTTTTCCATGCTTTCGAGGGTCTGAGGCGACAGTGCCCCCAAAAGGCGCGTCAGCCGTCACCTCCACACGCGAATTTTCGTTTTAGTCTTACAGGATTTGAACGAACGCAAGTTATTGCCCGAAACATCGTAGACTTTTATTTATATTGCCATGATCCGTATCATGGTGAGGCGTTCAGCATAATTTCTGGACTCTAAAAACTTTTCAAACATCCTCTCAGAGGTACTGTTTGCACAGTGTTGTATCTTTGGCGATGAAAGCCCGTTCATGCAGCGTCTTTAAGAGTTGTGGAAAGGCTGGGTTGGGCTGGTTCTTCACAGCCAAAGGATTTAAGATGTCAAAATGAAAGTGCAATTCCCAAGCGCGATAGCTTATAAGCTCTTTTAGAGGATGTTTGTAAATTTTTTAGGTAGGTTCATTTGAGACTTTAATAATCAGTTTTCCTTTCTTGTTGCCGTCAAAGAGTTTTAGGATCGCCTTGGGTGCATTTTCTAAACCTTCGACAATCTCAAGAGCATATTTAATTTTTCCCTGGTTTAGCCATTGTCCAATCTCCGTTATCGCTTCATTAAATCGGGGAATATAATCCAAGATAATAAATCCCTGGACAAGAGCGCGTTTCATGAGGATTTGGCTGTAATTATATGGGCCAGGAACAGGCTTTGAAGCATTATAAGTTGAGATTAAACCGCATAAAGGCAGGCGGGCGTGCAAATTAATTTTGGTTAGGACGACATCAAGGATTATTCCGCCAACATTGTCAAAATACACATCGATTCCATTGGGACAAGCTTGAGCTAATGCTTTTTCTAAATCTCCAGTTTTATAG
It includes:
- a CDS encoding ribbon-helix-helix domain-containing protein, with the protein product MNEDKSFQALLVEALNLLFEAYGEKPIA
- a CDS encoding filamentous hemagglutinin N-terminal domain-containing protein, giving the protein MSGLGFTHWGALAAIAFGVSFCTIDYADYANAQITPDGTLPNNTSVTREGGTFNITGGTQAGGNLFHSFGEFSVNTGGTAFFDNGTGIQNIISRVTGGSVSNIDGIIRTLGTANLFLINPMTSLAMLLQAMVGIVNLNRFCIYIMPSRLAYHL